The Desulfobacterales bacterium DNA window AATGAAATCAATGGCCTGATTGCGGATCTTGAAAACGAATTTGGCCGGAATTTCAGCACAGATGCGTTTAAAAAAAGCATCGATCATCTGGAAAAGCGCCGCGGGATTACCCTGGACGCGGAAGATGCGGTGGCGCAGGGAAGACTTGATTTTCAGTTTTTTGCCAAAACCCTGCACCTTGCCTGGGCCGCGCCGGGGATGCATCAGCCTGATAGACTGGCCGGATGGCTGGGCAAACAGGCCCTTAATGAAGCGAATTCGGATAAACCGGGAATTATTGTAAGCGGTATCCTTCCGCCGCCGGATTCGCTGATATCTGCCATCGAGGCGTCCGGTTTGCGGATCGCGGGAAATGACATCGCTTCGCTGCACCGGACATACGCGGCCATGCCGGCCGCTGCCACCGATCCGGCGGCCTATTACCGGGATTTCTACACCAATCATTATCCCTGCCCCACGCTGCTTTATACCGGAGACCGCCGCCTTTCCGCCCTGCTGGAGAGGTGCCGGAAAACCGGGGCAGCGGGCGTGGTGTTTGTGGGCGAAAAATTTTGCGAGTATGAGTATTTTGAGTTTCCCTATCTGGAAAAAAAGTTGCGGGAGCAGGGGATTCAGACGCTCATGATCGAAGCGGCGATCGGCGATGATGCCCAGACCGCCCAGCAGACCGCCCGGATTGAGGCCTTTGCCGAAATGCTGAATAATGACTGATAGCGTCGCAAAAAGCGACGGATGCCGCTGAGAGGGCATTTATGCAGTAACTCAATCAAAAAGTTACCCAAAATCTTTACATACTGTCATTTCGAGCGGCAGCGAGAAATCTTTAAAATAAGATTCCTCGTCACTATCGTTCCTCGGAATGACAGTAGCGGAATGCATTGGAATAACTTTAAATTGTTGATATTCGTAGGTTGGGTTGAGGAACGAAACCCAACAAATGACTAAAATCCAATAGCCAATACCTAACACCCAACACCCAACACCCAACACCCAACACCTAATACCCATTTCACGGAGCCCCTATGTCAGACGCACGTAAAACCGACGCAGGCACGCATTTGAGCAAAATTATGCGGGACAGCTATATGGATCTTCACACCCGGGCCGCCCAGGGGGCGTTTGTGGTATGGATTGCCATCAATGTGCCGGCGGAACTCTTCTCCGGGTTTGAAAATGTGGTCTGCGCTGTGCCGGAAAGCCATGCGGCCATGAACGCCGGAAAGGGCGTGGGCGCGATTCAATGTGAAAAGGCCGAGCGGATCGGCTATTCCATGGATCTTTGCTCATATGCGCGGATCGATATCGGCTGTGCCGCGGACGGCGGCAAGGACTCCCCCGCGTTTGGCCTGCCAAAGCCGGACCTTTTGGTATCCAACACCAATAACTGCGCGCTTCTTGCCAAGTGGTTTGACGTGCATCACCGGGAGTGGGGCGTGCCCCATTTTATCCTGGATGTGCCCTTCTGCTACACGCCGCAGAAGGAAAAGAACCGGAATTATATCATCCGGCAGTTCAATGATTTGATTCAAACCATTGAAAGGCTTTCCGGCCAGACCTTTGACCGGGAAAAGGTGCACCAGGCCATGGGCCATACCCATCGGGGGATTGCCCATTGGAAGCGGTTTTTAAGCTATGCCCGGCACCGGCCTTCCGGGATCACCGCATTTGATTCCTTCGTGCAGATGGCCCCGTTTCTGATCATGCGGGGCACGCCGGCATTTGAAGCCCACTATGAGCTGCTCGCCGATGAGACCGAGGCGCGGGTCCAGGCCGGGGACTTTCCGGTGCCGAACGAGCGCTACCGCCTGTTCTGGGACAATATCGCGCCATGGCACCAGCTCCGCGACATGTCTGCCAGCCTTGCGGAATTCGGAGCCAATATCATCGGCGCCACCTATACCTTCTGCATCGGCACCGTTGAGGGGAGTTTTGATTTGTATCAATGTGATGACGATGATCCGCTGCACTATCTGGCCCGCACCCAGAACAGCTATGTCTGCCCTCATGGCATGAATCTGCGGAGCCAGGCCATGCGCGAGGCGGTTAAAGAGTTACAGATCGATGGGATCGTTTTTGCCAGCAACCGCTCATGCAAACCCTACTCGGTGACCCAGATGGACCAGCAGCAAATCATGACCGAAGAGTTGGGTATCCCATCGGTTATGATTGACGTGGATCATGCCGATGTCCGGAAATACAGCAAGGAAAGCACCTTTACCCGGCTTGAGGCATTGCTTGAGATGATAGACGCCAAACGGGCGGCGTAAGCCCGGGATTTCCAATTTAACTGCATCTGCCTTAAATCCGGCAGATCTTATGGGATCTAAATCCGGATTTCTTCTCCCGCCTTAAGATCCACGTAGCGCTCGCCGAAGGCCTGCCGGAATTGATCGATGGTCCAGTCTGAACTGTCATGGGGCGAAAGGGAGACCAGCGCCGGGGATACGCGCTGGATCGCGGAGATGGCGCTTCTGACATCCGCCTCGCAAATGCCTTTCCACGGGGGTTTATCTGAGCCCATAATGCGCTGGATGTTTATCGGCCCGAGTTTGATCCGGCCGCCGTGCACGGGGTAATGGAGCCCGCCGATAACGGCATAAATCGGCTCAGTGAACAGGGCCTGGGCCCTGTCAATAATTCGCTCAATGGTTTGATGGCCGCATCCGATGATGAGCACAATCCCCTTGCCGGCCATATTGACGGCAAGCGCATGCTCCGGGGTGTAGCCCATTAAAAACAGAAACCGGGGAATCGGGCCGATACTTGCGATGCCCGGCTTCAATACGGTCGGTTCGCTGACCACATGGGGGATGGGCTTGGGATTTCGTTCCGAGGGGGTTAAGGCCACCGGCGTGTAAGCCGGAATCTCCGGTACATCCACCGCAGATCGGGAAAAACTGAAGGTCTTCTGTTTCTGATCCGCCATGCCGCCCAAATGATCCAGATGGGCATGGCTGATAAAAATCATGTCCAGGTCCTGCGGCGACACCCCGAGTGCTTCCATATTGTGCATAAGCGGCGAGGGGGCCTCTTTTTTGGCGTTAAACCCCACATCCAGAAGAATTTTTGTGTCATCCGCAGAAATCAGATAGGACACGCCGGCCTCTGTTTTAAGATCCGGCCGGGCGGCATAAAAATCGACCAGCGGGAGGATCGAGAGTGTTTCAATACTGCCGAACGGCGTTAGCTCATGGAGCTTTGCCGATGCGATTTCCTGGTCGACGCGTTCTCTGCCGGATTTTAGCTGAAGGGTTTTGGCCGCAATAAAGGCGGCGATTAAAAGGATCAGGCCGATGAGTATATAGAACAGAATAAGCATAGGGATTCCACCGGAGTAAAGAGCGGGCACACCTGAGGTGCGCCCGCTTTGATTTGAAGCTCAAGGGCTAGTGGTCACATACGTTATCCCCGGTTTGCAGGCTGTTTGCCATATACTGGGAGACGAGCTCTTCCGGCGAAAGCGCCGGCGCACCGGTCAGCACCTTAATGCCGTGCTGGGCGAACAGCTGCAGGGCCCGTCCGCCCATCCCGCCGGCAAGCACCACATCGACGTTTTGATCATTCAGCCATTTCGGCAGGACACCGGGTTCATGCGGCGGCGGCTCAAGGATTTGCTTATTTTTGATCTCCGAGTCATTGACCTCGATAATCGCAAACTCTTTGGAATGTCCGAAATGCATGGCCAGTTTGCCCTCGGCAAGGGGTATGGCGATTTTCATTGTTTTTTTCCTCCTTATGATTTTACATCCAATGTCCATTAACATTGGGCGTTTTGGCGTAGCTGCCGAATTCATCGTTTTTAAACTGTTTTACCACTTCTTCCACCGTGCCGCTGACATTGACGACGACTTTGACACCCGCCGCTTCGAGCACTTTGAAAGCCTTGGGCCCGCAGTTGCCGGTCAGTACCACATCTACCTTGTTTTCAACAACGGTTTTGCCGGCCTGAATCCCGGCGCCCTGCGGCAGGCTCATATTCTGGGTGTTCTCCACCGCCTTGTATTCCATCGAATCCGGGTCCACAATAATAAAATTGGCGGCCCGGCCGAATCGGGGGTCCACATCAGCGCTTAAATCTTTACCATTTGATGTCACAGCGATTTTCATCGGGTATGCTTTAACCTCCTTAATATTTTCATGGGATTATTTGGAAAAATCCATGGTCAGCTTGCTAAATTGATCATCTGTCAGGGGTTTGCCGAACGCCGCAAACTGGATTTTGGGGTCATCGTCATTTCTTTGGGAAAACGACATCAGAGACCTCTCCCCATATGGATTTAACCGCCCGGGCCGCGGCGCCGTCCGAATATTCCACCAGGGCCTTCTGCTCGACCATGGCTTTGGTCATATCCTGATCATAGGGGATGGCACCGACAAATACAATATTATGGGTTTTGGCGTAGGCCTGCATTTTTTCACTGATCCCGGGGTTTAAATCGTATTTGTTGATGCAGAGCATGGTCGGCACGTTCAGGAATTCCGACAGCTGGTGGACACGTTCCATATCATGGGTGCCGGAGAGCGTGGGTTCGGTGATGATCAGAACACCGTTGGAGTTGGCTACTGAGGCGATCACCGGGCAGCCGATCCCCGGCGGGCCGTCAACAATAATTTTATCCAGGCCCCGCTCTTTTGCCATTTCCCTGGCCTTCTGGCGCAGAAGGGAGACCAGCAGGCCGGAGTTTTCCTCGGCAATCCCCAGTTTGGCATGGATCATGGGGCCGTGCCGGGTATCTGAGATGTACCATTTGCCGCAGGTCCGCTGCGGAAATTCAATGGCATCCACCGGACAGAAGTGAACGCATACCCTGCAGCCCTCACAGTCGATTTTATCAATGACGTAGTCTTCGCTGATGGCGCCGTACTGGCAGCGTTCCCGGCATTCCCCGCATTCCGTGCACAGATCCTTTCTGATGACGGCATAATGGCCGCCTTTGAAATCCTCTTCATGCTTGACCGAGGGGGTTAGTATGAGATGCATGTCCGCGGCATCCACGTCCGCATCCACCATCACTTTGTTTTCCGCCAGCGCGGCAAATGAGGCCGTCAGGCTCGTCTTGCCGGTTCCGCCTTTTCCGCTGATAATCGTTAACTCTTTCATATCTATCAAAAATCTCTTTTATTTGAAAATTCCAATATCAATTATTCTGCTTCAATGATCCGCTCCCGCACATTTTGATAAAGCGCCTGGAATTTTTCCTTCATCTCCGGCAGGGCCTCAACCATTAAAATGCCGTTTGAGTAAGCCTCAGCGATTTCCCGCTTATCCGGGATTTCCATCAGAATGGGGATGTTTTCCGCTGCCGCATATTCAGCCGTGCGGCCATCGCCCACATCTGAGCGGTTAATGACGATGCCGAAGGGAATTTTCATCAACCGGGCGGTTTCAACAGCCAGCTTCAGATCGTTTAGCCCGAATGGCGTGGGCTCGGTAACCAGAAGCAGATAATCCGCCGCCTTGATGGCCGCAATCACCGGGCAGGAAGTGCCGGGCGGGGCGTCAATGATATTTAACGCCTCAGGGCTGATCTGTTCCTTGACCCGTTCGATCAGCGGCGGAGACATGGCCTCACCCACCCGGAGCGATCCGTGGTAGAAATCAATGTGGCCGGACCGGCCCTTTTCCATGACCCCCAGCTCGCGCTTGGCCTCGCTGATGGCGCCGGTGGGGCAGGCCATCATGCAGCCTTTGCAGCCATGACACATCTCCGGAAAGGTCATGATATAGTCGCCCATCAGCGTGATGGCGGAGAACTGGCAGAGTTCGTCACATATGCCGCAAAGGTCGCATTTGGACTGGTCTACCTCTGGTATGGGCAGGGTTACGGTTTCACTTTCAACATCGGTCGGCTTCAAAAATATATGGGCGTTCGGTTCTTCCACATCGCAGTCGAGGTACCGGACGTTGCCATCTAAAGATGCGGCGAGATTGGTCGCAATCGTGGTTTTCCCGGTTCCGCCTTTGCCGCTGGCAACAGCGATTACCATAGGAACTCTCCTTATTATATGGATCATATAGATCTGTTGAAATTTCTTTGGGTTGAGAAAGAGCTTCTGAGCATATGCTCAATTTTAATGATAAAAATAAGGTTTCGGCAGGGGGATGTCAAGGACTAAAATTAGGGGCGTCGCAAAAAATTAGTCGTCCCACTCCATGGGCAGTTTCATTTTTTTCCGGGTATTGCAGTCCTTGCAGCAGGGCACTACATTGCCCTTGGTGGATTTGCCGCCGCGGGAAAGGGGGACCAGGTGGTCCATGGTCAGCTCTTTGGGCGCAAATTCGTGGCCGCAGTAGTGACAGACGCCTTTGGCGCACTGTCGTTTCCACCACTGGGTATTACGAAGTTCCCGGGCCTTGTTCTTTTCACGCCGGATATGCGCGTCTTCATCTAAGTGGTCGAATTTGCTCATATTAAAAAAAGTCGTTGGGTGGTGGGTATTAGGTATAAGGATGGTACGAAACAATCATCAGTATCCCAGCCGGCGCATGGCCCGTGCATCCCGGCTCCAGTTTTTATCCACCCGGATAAAAAGTTTAAGATAAACCGGCATTCCCATCAGCCTTTTCATCTCCAGCCGGGCGGCCTTGCCGATCTCCCGGATTTTGCTGCCGTGTTTGCCGATGAGGATTTTTTTCTGGGAATCGCGCTCCACATGGATCTTGGCATATACATAGACCAGATCGGTCTCTTCATCTTCTTCAATCATATCAATGGAGACCGCCGTGGAAAAAGGGACTTCCTCTTCGGTCAGCTGAAATGCCTTTTCCCGGATAATCTCGGACAGGATAAATTCCTCCGGCACATCGGTCACCATGTCCGGCGGATAATAGGGCGGCCCCTCGGGGAGCAGCTTTTCCAGGGCGGCCAGCATGTCTTGGACCTGGGTGCCTTCTTTGGCGGAAACCGGGTAAATGGCCTCAAACGGATAGCTCTGCTGCCATTTGTCAATCAGCGGCAAGAGATCCGGCTTTTTCACCCGGTCTATTTTGTTCAGCGCCAGCACTACCGGCCGTTTTCGGCTTTGCTGCAGCCGCTCCAGAATCATGTTTTCCGATTTTTTGTCCGGCTTGGCCGCATCCGCCACCAACAGCAGCAGATCCACATCATTAATGGCGGAAAAGGCCACGTCCACCATTTTCTGGTTGAATGTCTTGTGGGTCAGATGAATGCCGGGCGTGTCGAGAAAAATCAGCTGGGCGCCTTCGCGGTGGGCGATGCCGGCGATGCGGTTTCTCGTGGTCTGGGGCTTTTCCGACGTGATGGAGACTTTTTTGCCGATCATGGTGTTCAAAAGCGTGGATTTGCCCACGTTCGGCGCACCGGTGATGGCGATAAAGCCGGATTTAAAATCCTGATATGTCGATGCTGGGTCTGACATGAACGTTTACTCGGTTAAAAGGTTTCGGGTTTCAGTCTGTAGGTTGGGTTGAGGCCCGAAACCCAACAATAGATGCTACCCGCCGGCATCCGAGGGCAATGATTCCTCCGCCAGCAGATGGTCAATGGCCGCCCATACGTCGCTTAAGCCCATGCGGGTTTTGGCGGAAAAACAGATCAAATCGTCCGGGGTAATGCCCAGCTCCCCGGCGATGGCCTGCATCTGCTTGATGCGCTTGTTTTTAGCCAGCTTATCCGCCTTGGTCAGCACCAGAATGACTGGTATGCGGTTATCCAGCAGCCAGTCGATGAAATCACTTTCCCCGGCCTGCGGGGTGCGCCGGATATCTAAAATCAGCACCACGCCTTTCAGGGTTTTCCGAGTAGCCAGGAATTTTTCCACCATCGGCCCCCAGTTTTTTTTGATTCGCGTCGGTACCTTGGCATAGCCGTATCCGGGCAGATCGACGAACACGGTATTGCCGTTAATATCAAAAAAATTGAGCAGCTGGGTCCGGCCCGGGGTGGAACTGGTTTTGACCAGGTTTTTGCGGTTTAACAGGGTGTTTATCAGCGAGGATTTGCCCACATTGGAGCGGCCCGCGAAAGCGATTTCCGGCGGGCCTTCAGGCGGGTATTGATCCGGTTTGACCGCACTTTTAATAAAATCTGCGGATTTGACCTGCATCAAATCACTTTATTCAACGGATACTCAATAATGCCTTCCGCCCCGTTTTTGAGTAATGCCGGTATCAGATCCCTGACCTTGTCCGAGCTGATCACGGTTTCAACAGAAAACCAGTTGGTATGGTACAGCGAGGCCACGGTGGGCGCATTCAGGCTGGGCAGCAGGGAGACAATCGTTTCAAGCTGGGCTTCGGGCACATTCATTTTGATGCCCACCAGTTTCTCAGCCACCAGCGCGCCTTTTAAAAGCATCACGATCTGCTCGATCTTTTCCCGTTTTTCCGGTTTTTTCCAGGCTTCGTGGTTTGCGATGAACTGGGTGTTGGTCTGCATCATTTCGTGGATTACGCGCAGACCGTGGGCTTTTATGGTGCTCTCGGTCTCAGTGATTTCCACAATCGCGTCCGCCAGGCCGGAGACCACTTTGGCTTCTGTGGCGCCCCAGGAAAATTCCACGTTAACGTCAATGCTCTTTTCCGCAAAATAGCGCTTGGTGTAGTTTAAGAGCTCGGTGGAAATTTTTTTCCCCTTGAGGTCCTCAATCGTCTTAACCGGGGAGTCATAGGCCACGGCCACCACCCAGCGGGCCGGCCGGGCGCTGACTTTGGAATAGACCAGGTCTGCCACCACATGGACATCGGACTCATTCTCCGCAATCCAGTCTTTGCCGGTAAGCCCCGCATCCAGGGTGCCGTTTTCCACGTTAATGGACATTTCCTGGGCGCGGCAGAGCGCACAGTTGATATCCCCGTCGTTTATTTCCGGAAAATAGCTGCGCCCGTTCACGGAAATTTTCCAGCCCGAGCGTTTGAACAGTTCAAGCGTGGCGTTCTGCAGACTGCCTTTGGGGATGCCGAGTTTTAGTTGTTCGCTCATTTTTTATATACCTCGTCGGGGTCGAATACCCGGTTTTCAGTGGTTTCAAGTTCGCCATTGCTGACTTTGCTGAAAAAACAGCTTTTATAGCCCAGATGGCAGGCCGCCCCGCCCAGCTGCTCAACCTTTAAAAGAATCGTGTCGTTATCACAGTCCACCCGGACCTCTTTAACCTGCTGGACATGGCCGGAGCTCTCGCCCTTGACCCACAGTTTATCCCGGGACCGGCTGTAGTAGGTGGCCTTGCCGGTCTCGAGGGTGGCCTCCCAGGCGGCCTGATTCATAAAGGCAAGCATCAGAACCTCGCCGGTGTCGTAATCCTGCACAATGGCCGGTGCCAGCCCGCCCATTTTAGAAAAATCAAGTGATATCATATAAACCCTCTCTAAGAATGGCATCTCAATCTAAAATTAATCAAATAATTTTATCGAATTATGGATATATGTCAAATTTTTTTTTTCAGGTGATTTTTTTCAGGTGATTTTTTTGAAATCGCCTATGGCGTACCCGGGCGGGATGTGGGTGCTCTCCTTTCTTGACAAGCTAACGGTCGCCCCTTATATTACTCAGATTAAGACAGGCCATATTTTAGTCAATGATTAATCAATGCGGCGCATTCCGGCATGTTCTCTACATTGCCTGAATGACGAAAGATTAAATGTAAAAAGGGAGACAACAATGGCGGAAAATATTATTGAAGTCGGCGACAATAATTTTGAAAGTGAAGTCTTGCAGTCCGATAAGCCGGTGCTGGTGGATTTTTGGGCCCCTTGGTGCGGCCCCTGCAAAGCTATCGGGCCGGTGGTCGAGGAACTCAGTAAAGACTACGACGGCAAAGTCAAATTTGCCAAGTGCAATGTGGATGACAACCCGGCCACGCCGAGCAGCTACGGGATCCGGGCCATTCCGACCCTGATCGTGTTCAAGGACGGCAAGCAGGTGGATCAGATCGTGGGCATGGCAGATAAGTCCAAACTGGAAGCAAGCATCAAAAAAGGCTTATAATAATGGCTAAAACCAAATATGACCTGGTAATTATCGGCGCCGGTCCGGCGGGGTTGACCGCCGCGATCTATGCCGCCCGGGCCAAGCTGGATGTGCTGGTGCTTGAAAAGGCCGCGCCCGGGGGGCAGATCCTGGTGGCGGACTGGATCGAGAATTATCCCGGATTTCCCGAAGGCTTGAGCGGGGCCGATTTGATCATGAACATGACCGATCAGGTCAAGCGGTTTGGCGTGGAGATTGAAACCAATGAAGTGGTGTCCCTTGATCTCTCCGAAAATCCCAGGCAGCTTCAGTTAAACGACCGGCAGGTCACAGCCAAAAGTATCATTATTGCCGCCGGGGCCTCGCCCAAAAAGCTCGGGGTGCCGGGTGAAGAAAAATATTTTGGCAGAGGCGTTTCGGTCTGCGCCACCTGTGATGCCCCGTTTTTTAAAAACAGCACGATCGCGGCAGTCGGCGGCGGAAATACCGCGGTTCAGGAAAGCCTTTTTCTCACCCGGTTTGTGGATAAGGTCTATCTCATCCACCGCCGCGATGAGCTGCGGGCGGACAGACTGCTGCAGGAGCGGGCGTTCGAGAATGATAAGATTGAGATGGTGTGGGATTCGGTTTTAAAATCGATTAACGGCTCGCAAGCCGGGGTTTCGGGTATTACCATGGAAAACGTCAAGACCGGGGAAACCAAGGATCTTGCCGTTGACGGCTGCTTTATCTGGGTGGGCACGATCCCCAATACCGGTTTTTTAAAAGATCATCTCAAGCTGGATGACCGCGGGTTTGTGGCGGTAAACAGCCGCATGGAGGCTTCGGTGCCGGGTGTTTTCGCGGCCGGGGACGTACGGGATACCCCGCTTCGCCAGGTATCCACGGCCGTGGGGGACGGCGCCATTGCCGCTTCAGAGGCGGCCGAATATATTCAAAATCATGCTTAACAAAGCCCTTTTCTCAGCGGGGTTGACTTTTACTCAGGGTGTAGAAATTTGTCCATGAAGCGGATTATTGGGTGCTTATTGGTGGCGGCCTTGGTGGTGTGCGGATGCTCCGCGTTTGGGCCGAAAGAGGAGAAAACCGCTGTTCAGCTGGCCGAAGAAGGGCGGCAGGAGTTCTCGGACGGGGACTACAAGAGCGCTATTGAAGCCTATCAGAAATTAAGGGACTGGTATCCGTTCAGCAAATTCGCCAAAGAGGCGGAGCTGAAAGTCGCGGACGCGCATTACCGGCTGGAGGAGTATGAGCAGGCCATTGCCGCCTATGAGCAGTTTGAGCGGCTCCATCCCAATGATGAAAAAATTCCGTATGTGCTCTATCAGATCGGTCGCTGCTACTTTGATCGGATGCGCGGTAGAGACCGGGACCAGACCTCCACGGAAAAAGCCCTTCAGGAATTTCAGCGGCTGCAAAACCGGTTTCCCGAAAGCCAGTATGCGGAAAAGGCAAACAAGCATATCCAGCAGTGCCTGAGAACCCTGGCCGGACATGAATTCTACGTGGGCGAATTTTATTTCAAGCAAAAGAATTACAAGGCGGCCCTGAATCGTTTTTTAAATGTCGTCGACAATTATCCATCCGAGTTTACGCTCCTGCACCATAAGGCGAACAAATACATTGAGCGGTGCCGCAATGAGCTGGAAGATGCCCCGGCAGAGAAATCCGAGGCCACATCCCCCGTTACCGTCCCGCCGAGAAAACACAGGCCCGTCCCGTCTCCGCCGATAAGCCGATAGCCTGCATGGGAGGCAATTCTCCCAATTTTTTAAAAAATTCTTTACAAGCAAAGAATCTTCGTTTATAAAATTTTGGTTTATCGAGGCTGGGTACTTTGGTTTGGTTTTTTGGGCCATCCAGTGTGCGTTTTTGGTATGAGTTTTTGAATCAGAGCTTCTGGAGAATATAAAAATGTCTAAAAAATGTGATATCTGCGGAAAAAAATCTTTGGTCGGCAATAATGTCAGCCATGCCCATAATGTAAATAAGCGGCGATTCAATCCCAACCTCCAGCGGGTCCGGTCGGTCCGAAACGGCCGCGTGGAGAAAATCAATGCCTGCACCCGCTGCATCCGCTCCGGCAAGGTCGAAAAACCCCTCAAATGAGGACTTGTTAAAGTCTTCGAATTTCCTGGATTTTATCCACTTTCCGGAGTTTGGCGAGCACGGTCTCCAGGTGGGCGACATTGGCCACGGTGATGGTGAAGTAGCCGGTTACGGTTTTATCCGGCAGGCTTTCCAGCTGTACATCGATGATATTGGCGTCCGCTTGGCTGATCACAGCGGTGATTTCCGCCAGCAGGCCATGCCGGTCCCTGGCCCGGCATTTGAGCTTGACCGGAAAAGAGCCTTCTGAGTCCTTACGCCATTCCACGTTGATCTCCCGTTCGGGGCTCATCTTCATGGCGTTCACACACCCTTTTCGATGCACGGTCACCCCGGATCCGTGGGTGATATAGCCGATGATCGGATCCCCGGGCACCGGCTGGCAGCACTGCCCGAAGCGGATCAGAATATCATCCATGCCATCCACCACCACGCCCTGTTCATCCCGCTTTTTCCTGTCCCGGCGGCGGGTAATGAACCGATCAAGCAGGGTTTCTTCTTTTTTCGGCTTATCGCCTTCAGTGAGGCGCCGGATGATCTGCAGCGGGGTGATCTTGCCGTAGCCCACGTTGGCGATCAGGTCATCCACAGTCTTAAAATTGAATTCCCTGGCCACGGCCTGCATTTCCCGGGAATTTAATTTCTCATGGAAGTTCAGGCGATGCTTGCGAAACGCTTTTTCACACATTTCCCGGCCCAGGGTGATGCTGCGCTCCTTTTCCTGGCGTTTGATCCACTGACGGATGCGGGAGCGG harbors:
- the trxA gene encoding thioredoxin, which produces MAENIIEVGDNNFESEVLQSDKPVLVDFWAPWCGPCKAIGPVVEELSKDYDGKVKFAKCNVDDNPATPSSYGIRAIPTLIVFKDGKQVDQIVGMADKSKLEASIKKGL
- a CDS encoding outer membrane protein assembly factor BamD; this translates as MKRIIGCLLVAALVVCGCSAFGPKEEKTAVQLAEEGRQEFSDGDYKSAIEAYQKLRDWYPFSKFAKEAELKVADAHYRLEEYEQAIAAYEQFERLHPNDEKIPYVLYQIGRCYFDRMRGRDRDQTSTEKALQEFQRLQNRFPESQYAEKANKHIQQCLRTLAGHEFYVGEFYFKQKNYKAALNRFLNVVDNYPSEFTLLHHKANKYIERCRNELEDAPAEKSEATSPVTVPPRKHRPVPSPPISR
- the hisI gene encoding phosphoribosyl-AMP cyclohydrolase; this encodes MISLDFSKMGGLAPAIVQDYDTGEVLMLAFMNQAAWEATLETGKATYYSRSRDKLWVKGESSGHVQQVKEVRVDCDNDTILLKVEQLGGAACHLGYKSCFFSKVSNGELETTENRVFDPDEVYKK
- the hisG gene encoding ATP phosphoribosyltransferase; the protein is MSEQLKLGIPKGSLQNATLELFKRSGWKISVNGRSYFPEINDGDINCALCRAQEMSINVENGTLDAGLTGKDWIAENESDVHVVADLVYSKVSARPARWVVAVAYDSPVKTIEDLKGKKISTELLNYTKRYFAEKSIDVNVEFSWGATEAKVVSGLADAIVEITETESTIKAHGLRVIHEMMQTNTQFIANHEAWKKPEKREKIEQIVMLLKGALVAEKLVGIKMNVPEAQLETIVSLLPSLNAPTVASLYHTNWFSVETVISSDKVRDLIPALLKNGAEGIIEYPLNKVI
- the rpmB gene encoding 50S ribosomal protein L28; its protein translation is MSKKCDICGKKSLVGNNVSHAHNVNKRRFNPNLQRVRSVRNGRVEKINACTRCIRSGKVEKPLK
- the trxB gene encoding thioredoxin-disulfide reductase, giving the protein MAKTKYDLVIIGAGPAGLTAAIYAARAKLDVLVLEKAAPGGQILVADWIENYPGFPEGLSGADLIMNMTDQVKRFGVEIETNEVVSLDLSENPRQLQLNDRQVTAKSIIIAAGASPKKLGVPGEEKYFGRGVSVCATCDAPFFKNSTIAAVGGGNTAVQESLFLTRFVDKVYLIHRRDELRADRLLQERAFENDKIEMVWDSVLKSINGSQAGVSGITMENVKTGETKDLAVDGCFIWVGTIPNTGFLKDHLKLDDRGFVAVNSRMEASVPGVFAAGDVRDTPLRQVSTAVGDGAIAASEAAEYIQNHA